The following are from one region of the Rissa tridactyla isolate bRisTri1 chromosome 10, bRisTri1.patW.cur.20221130, whole genome shotgun sequence genome:
- the LOC128915743 gene encoding 2'-5'-oligoadenylate synthase 1-like, with product MEDTNGLLTVTAERLDAWIMDVLQPSTEFSDQVKWTTNQICEFLKKDCFLKETNIHVNKTVKGGSSGKGTALRNNSDADVVLFLSCFSSYQQQKQNRTGILDLIKRRLDDCRQSLMFTVNITEPRYKGPGNMPRSISLTLCSKVNSESTDVDILPAYDALGQVRREDWLNPSLYEAAYVELLRAKGSAGEFSPCFTELQKKFVKRYPAKLKSLLRLVKHWYKKRVKPRCHTKDLPPKYALELLTIYAWEQGTGSNESFKMAEGFHTVLELLCRPQEICIYWEAYYLLQHREIGAHVKSLLRQSSCPIILDPADPTGILGQGNRWDLVAQEAARDRLLPCVSTAKPWAVQPAKPVTIEVKQLSGTSLTKTVSPGTTINELKETINQKWGIPWYMQRLAQQESGMSSLILQDGNTLATYGIFYSTTLLLLQTEPQTMEVFVKDDKNRSTTYTVCPTDTVRQLKEQIHRRNGPHPDQLYLTYESRPLEDRHTLADYNIQPMSTIFMLLRLRGGAGP from the exons ATGGAAGACACGAACGGGCTGCTGACGGTGACCGCTGAGAGGCTGGACGCCTGGATCATGGATgtcctgcagcccagcacggAATTCAGCGACCAGGTGAAGTGGACAACGAATCAAATCTGTGAATTCCTGAAGAAGGACTGCTTCCTGAAGGAGACCAACATCCATGTCAACAAGACCGTCAAG GGCGGCTCATCAGGCAAGGGCACAGCCCTGCGGAACAACTCCGATGCCGATGTGGTGCTCttcctcagctgcttctccagctaccagcagcagaagcagaatagAACGGGTATCCTGGATTTGATCAAGAGGAGGCTGGATGACTGCAGGCAGAGCCTGATGTTCACCGTGAACATCACTGAGCCCCGGTACAAGGGTCCCGGCAATATGCCGCGCTCCATCAGCCTCACCCTCTGCTCCAAGGTGAACTCGGAGTCCACCGACGTGGACATCCTGCCTGCCTACGACGCCTTGG GACAGGTAAGACGGGAGGACTGGCTGAACCCGAGCTTGTACGAGGCAGCCTACGTGGAGCTTCTGAGAGCCAAAGGCAGCGCCGGGGAGTTCTCCCCCTGCTTCACTGAGCTGCAGAAGAAGTTTGTGAAGCGTTATCCTGCCAAGCTGAAAAGCCTCCTGCGCCTGGTCAAGCACTGGTACAAGAAG AGGGTGAAGCCACGGTGCCACACCAAGGACCTGCCTCCCAAGTATGCTCTGGAGCTGCTGACCATCTACGCCTGGGAGCAGGGCACAGGCTCCAATGAATCCTTCAAAATGGCTGAGGGCTTCCATACggtgctggagctgctctgccgACCCCAGGAGATCTGCATCTACTGGGAGGCGTACTACTTGCTCCAGCACAGAGAGATCGGCGCCCATGTGAAGAGCCTGCTGCGCCAATCCTCCTG CCCCATCATCCTGGACCCCGCCGACCCCACAGGGATCCTGGGACAAGGCAATAGATGGGACCTGGTGGCACAGGAAGCTGCCCGTGACCGTTTGCTGCCCTGTGTCAGCACTGCCAAGCCTTGGGCCGTGCAG CCGGCCAAGCCCGTGACGATTGAGGTGAAGCAGCTGTCGGGCACCAGCCTGACAAAGACCGTCAGCCCGGGCACCACCATCAATGAGCTGAAGGAGACGATTAATCAGAAGTGGGGCATCCCCTGGTACATGCAGCGCCTGGCGCAGCAGGAGTCGGGAATGAGCAGCCTCATCCTGCAGGATGGCAATACCTTGGCCACCTACGGCATCTTCTACAGCACCACGCTGTTGCTGCTGCAGACCGAGCCCCAGACGATGGAGGTCTTCGTGAAGGACGACAAGAACCGGAGCACCACCTACACGGTGTGTCCCACCGACACTGTCCGGCAGCTAAAGGAGCAGATCCACAGGCGGAATGGGCCTCACCCCGACCAGCTGTACCTGACGTATGAGTCCAGGCCTCTGGAGGACCGGCACACGCTGGCAGACTACAACATCCAGCCCATGAGCACCATCTTCATGCTCCTGCGGCTCCGGGGGGGCGCAGGTCCCTGA